ATCATAGTGATAAACCTCCCAAGGGAATATTATTGCAATAAATCGTTAAATTTTTCTACTAAAGCCGGGACATTTTCTGCATCGTCCACAATAATCAATAGGGTGTTGTCTCCAGCAATGGAGCCAACCACGTGGGGAACGTTCAATGAATCGATGGCTTCACCGGCAGCACTGCCGCATCCAGACAAGGTCTTGACGATAATCAGATTGTAGGAATGTGCCACACTGCGAATCGTTTCCTTAAATATTTTAAGAAACCGGTCGGTAATAGGCGTTTCGATGGAATTCCCCAGCGCGTATTTGTACTTCCCGCTGTTGGACAGAACCTTAATTAGCTGTAATTCTTTGATATCCCGGGAAATGGTGGCTTGGGTCACGTCATAACCGCTTTCTTTTAATAAAGATGCCAGCTTTTCCTGTGTTTCCACTTCAAAATTATTGATGATGTCCAATATTTTGTTTTGCCTCGAATAACGCATGTAATTACCTCCGAATAGCTTTTAAAATAAAATACATTACATGAATACTATAACATAATTATACAGGAATAAACAATAAGAATTATTGTTTATGCAAAATGGTCCCGAATGAAAAGTTTTTATGCAGCAGACGAATTGCATATACACGGGTGGACAAACATGTGTTTGCGTGATAAAATGAAATAATAATGTGATTTCAGTTCGTGTAAATTTATGATAGAATAGAAAGCAATGGAGAATTTATGAGAATATTAGGCATTGACCCAGGTTACGCCATTCTGGGCTACGGAATTATAGATATGAAAGGCAACCATTTTGAGGTCTGTGGATATGGAGCGGTTACGACGGAGGCTTCTATGGACATGACCGACCGATTGAAATGCCTGTACAGTTCTTTGATGGAGATTATCGTGGAATATGAGCCGGAAGTAGCCTCTGTGGAAGAGCTGTTTTTTAACACCAACGTTAAAACCGCTATTATGGTGGGACAGGCCAGAGGAGTGGCTATTTTGGCTTGTGCTAACTCTGGCATGAGCATTGCTGAATACACACCGCTGCAAATTAAGCAGGCACTGGTAGGTTATGGCCGGGCAGAGAAAAAGCAGGTTCAGGCCATGGTCAAAACGATTCTAAATTTAAAAGAGGTACCTAAGCCCGACGATACGGCGGATGCCTTGGCGGCGGCTATCTGTCATGGTCATTCAGCCAATTCCAGCCAGCGGCTTGCCAAGTTGTTGAAAGCCCGATAAGGGAAGGCAAAGACTCGGATAACATAGAAGAAAAGCGAAGGAGGATTACATGCTTCATTTTATAAAGGGAACCTTAGCCGGACAGTTTAGCGGCGGCGTAGTCATCGAGACTGGCGGTCTGGGATACGAGGTATACGTACCCGATAATTCTGCGATGTATCTGGCTAAGGAAGGGCAGCAAGTTCAGGTTTATACGGCGATGATTGTCCGGGAGGACGACATCAGCATTTACGGGTTTGCAGACCGGGAAAGCTTGCAGCTGTTTCGCAAGCTGATGACGGTAAACGGTGTAGGAGCTAAGGCAGCTTTGGCTATTTTGTCGGCGCTGCCTATGGGAGAGTTGCAAAAGGCCATCATCTTTGAAGATGCAGCGGCGTTGACCAAAGCCAACGGCATTGGCAAGAAGATTGCACAGCGAATTGTGCTGGAACTGAAGGACAAGCTGGATGGGGCAGAGGCCATTAGCGGTGGCTTGTCTACGGAGGCGGTGACTGGTGCTCAGGTCAATGAAAAAGGAGAAGCGGTTCACGCACTGGTGGCTTTGGGATACAGCAAGGGCGAGGCTGTGGAGGCGCTGGCAGGTATTCCTGAGCAGGAATTAACAGTGGAAGAATACATAAAGCGAGCCTTGAAAAGGTTGTGTTGACAAGCGTAACGGGGTGACAAGAGCAACGGGAAGAACAGACGGGAGCAGATAAAATGGATTTTATGGAATATGATGAGCGGGTAACCTCGGTCAATCAGAACCAGGACGAAGAGGCGGGAGAATTCACCCTCCGTCCAAAAAAGTTAGAAGATTATATCGGCCAGAAGACCGCCACAGATAATTTGAAAATCTTTATTGAAGCGGCCCAACTACGGAAGGAGCCTTTGGACCATGTCCTTTTTTATGGGCCTCCGGGTTTAGGAAAAACCACCTTGGCGGGGATTATTGCCAATGAGCTAGGGGTGGATCTACGGATTACTTCCGGGCCGGCTATCGACCGGGCGGGAGATTTGGCCGCTATTCTTACCAACTTGAATGAGAACGATGTGTTGTTTATAGACGAGATTCACCGGTTGAATCGGTCAGTAGAGGAAGTCCTGTACTCGGCTATGGAGGATTACGCCTTGGACATCATCATCGGCAAGGGGCCTTCGGCCCGATCCATTCGCTTGGACTTGGCTAAATTCACATTGATTGGTGCGACAACCCGAGCAGGCAGTTTGTCGGCCCCTCTGAGAGATCGGTTTGGAGTAATCAGTAAATTTGAGCTCTACACGATAGACGAATTGAAGAAAATCATCAAGCGGTCGGCTGGACTTTTAGATATCCAGGTGGATGAGGTCTCTTTGGAAGCCATGGCCAGGCGTTCCCGGGGTACGCCCCGGGTGGCCAACCGCATGTTGAAACGAGTGCGGGACTTTAGCCAGGTAAAAGGCAGCGGAGTCATCGATTTGGCGATTACCAACGCCACCTTGAAATCCCTTGGTGTAGACGAATACGGCTTGGAATCCCTGGATCGAGAGCTGCTGCGGCTGATTATCCAGCGATTCAAAGGGGGGCCGGTGGGCATTGATACCATCGCCGCCTCGATTGGCGAAGACCGGGTAACCATCGAAGACGTGTACGAGCCCTATCTCATTCAGGCGGGGTTTTTACACCGGACTCAGAAGGGACGCATGGTGTCTGAACAGGCGTATAAGCATCTGGGCATCCAGCTTCCAGAACAGGGATAACAGAAGACAGCACCCTGTCTGTCGGGGCTATATTGCAGCTTAAAAGATTTAATAGAGCCAAGAAACGAGGAAGAATATGAAGATAAACATAAAGAAAATACTGTCAACCACATTGGCTGCTGTTGTACTGTTGACGGCCAGTGCCGTCTATAATACCGGCACTGCGGCGGCCAGCTCCATGCCGGAATATATTCGCATTGGATTGAAATATGGTAGTTCCAGCACCAGCGAATACCAGATTGCCTTTGACAGCGGCCTACGCTTAGGGGTTGGCAGCAATGACGGATTCACGGAGCTGGCTTCTTTTCCTGATGTGAAGCAGGTTACTCTTCGTCTGGAAGGGGGCGTTGTTCAGGTACTCGGAGTTACGTCTTCCGGCAGCACCCTTCAGCTGAACCAAGACCAGGCTGGCGCCAATTGTCTGATGCCGTATAGCGACAACACCGGCGGTCATGTTACCTTTAATGGCAGCACCTACCGAGGGGGCATCCTCTTTAATGTCACTTCCGGCAGCTTGACTATCATTAACCTGCTGTCTGTGGAAGATTACCTGTATGGTGTTATCAATGCCGAGTTGAGCCGTACCTATCCAGCGGAAGCCTTAAAGACTCAGGCGGTAGCTGCCAGAAGCTATGCAATCTGTAATTTGGGGAATCATAAGTCATATGGTTTTGACCTTTGCAGCACCACTCATTGTCAAGTTTACAAAGGGGTAAGCGACGAATACCCGGAGACGATTCAGGCGGTAGACGAGACCAAGGGAGAGACCATTCAGTACGACGGCAAAACGGTGTCTGCTTTCTTCTATAAAAACAGCGGAGGCTATACTCTGAATTCTCAGGACGTATGGGGCGGCAACGTAGGTTATCTGAAAGCCGTCAAAGATGAGTATTCACCTGTATATCCTTGGAGTCAGACTTATACTTTTGCGGAATTGTCCAGCAAGCTGTCGGCAGCAGGTTGCAGCGTGGGAACGGTGACCAATGTGGCCATTACTGGACGGAATCAGTCTGGGGCAGTAGGCACAATCCAGTTCAGTGGCACTGGCGGCACCACTACTTTGCAAAAAGATAAGATTCGCACAGTCTTGGGCTCTACTGCCATTAAATCCACTATGTTCACCATCAGTGCAGAGGGCAGCGCCCAGCCGAACGTCAATACCAATAACGATGCAAATACG
The genomic region above belongs to Aminipila butyrica and contains:
- a CDS encoding arginine repressor, producing MRYSRQNKILDIINNFEVETQEKLASLLKESGYDVTQATISRDIKELQLIKVLSNSGKYKYALGNSIETPITDRFLKIFKETIRSVAHSYNLIIVKTLSGCGSAAGEAIDSLNVPHVVGSIAGDNTLLIIVDDAENVPALVEKFNDLLQ
- the ruvC gene encoding crossover junction endodeoxyribonuclease RuvC; translation: MRILGIDPGYAILGYGIIDMKGNHFEVCGYGAVTTEASMDMTDRLKCLYSSLMEIIVEYEPEVASVEELFFNTNVKTAIMVGQARGVAILACANSGMSIAEYTPLQIKQALVGYGRAEKKQVQAMVKTILNLKEVPKPDDTADALAAAICHGHSANSSQRLAKLLKAR
- the ruvA gene encoding Holliday junction branch migration protein RuvA; the protein is MLHFIKGTLAGQFSGGVVIETGGLGYEVYVPDNSAMYLAKEGQQVQVYTAMIVREDDISIYGFADRESLQLFRKLMTVNGVGAKAALAILSALPMGELQKAIIFEDAAALTKANGIGKKIAQRIVLELKDKLDGAEAISGGLSTEAVTGAQVNEKGEAVHALVALGYSKGEAVEALAGIPEQELTVEEYIKRALKRLC
- the ruvB gene encoding Holliday junction branch migration DNA helicase RuvB, whose protein sequence is MDFMEYDERVTSVNQNQDEEAGEFTLRPKKLEDYIGQKTATDNLKIFIEAAQLRKEPLDHVLFYGPPGLGKTTLAGIIANELGVDLRITSGPAIDRAGDLAAILTNLNENDVLFIDEIHRLNRSVEEVLYSAMEDYALDIIIGKGPSARSIRLDLAKFTLIGATTRAGSLSAPLRDRFGVISKFELYTIDELKKIIKRSAGLLDIQVDEVSLEAMARRSRGTPRVANRMLKRVRDFSQVKGSGVIDLAITNATLKSLGVDEYGLESLDRELLRLIIQRFKGGPVGIDTIAASIGEDRVTIEDVYEPYLIQAGFLHRTQKGRMVSEQAYKHLGIQLPEQG
- a CDS encoding SpoIID/LytB domain-containing protein — its product is MKINIKKILSTTLAAVVLLTASAVYNTGTAAASSMPEYIRIGLKYGSSSTSEYQIAFDSGLRLGVGSNDGFTELASFPDVKQVTLRLEGGVVQVLGVTSSGSTLQLNQDQAGANCLMPYSDNTGGHVTFNGSTYRGGILFNVTSGSLTIINLLSVEDYLYGVINAELSRTYPAEALKTQAVAARSYAICNLGNHKSYGFDLCSTTHCQVYKGVSDEYPETIQAVDETKGETIQYDGKTVSAFFYKNSGGYTLNSQDVWGGNVGYLKAVKDEYSPVYPWSQTYTFAELSSKLSAAGCSVGTVTNVAITGRNQSGAVGTIQFSGTGGTTTLQKDKIRTVLGSTAIKSTMFTISAEGSAQPNVNTNNDANTGKAYVLPQSRTTASQLPDSVYAINSSGTTRQADIDSLYVYSTSGVKPLKDSSGSSQQPLNPSTESVSGGTVTFTGYGYGHGVGLPQDSAVEMAKKGFTYDEILQYYYTDITID